A single window of Xylocopilactobacillus apicola DNA harbors:
- a CDS encoding metal ABC transporter permease, whose amino-acid sequence MLNSEFMLNAFIAGTLIAVVCGVMSIFVLIRKLPFLTHMISEIGFSGAAFGVFAGLPPITGMLIFTTLAAVLTSVGSNKFSSNDSLVSVISALFMGSGALFLTLAKGNSSYATNLMFGSITAITKSNVYQILIVAGIVLITILLLFRPLKYDSFDPIAARYSSLKTYWISLIFLVMTAFTASVAAQIVGALLIFVLMTLPASIAFRWGRNFFELILISISCALIGVWGGLYLTYLTNLPVTFFITLIEAILYFTTLIAKRIIA is encoded by the coding sequence ATGTTGAATTCTGAATTTATGTTAAATGCTTTTATTGCTGGAACCTTAATAGCCGTTGTTTGTGGTGTTATGAGCATTTTTGTATTGATTAGAAAACTGCCTTTTTTAACTCATATGATTTCGGAAATTGGTTTTTCAGGGGCAGCGTTTGGAGTGTTTGCTGGATTGCCACCGATCACTGGGATGCTCATTTTTACCACTCTGGCAGCGGTACTTACAAGTGTTGGCTCTAATAAATTTTCCTCCAATGATTCACTGGTTTCTGTTATCTCAGCTCTTTTTATGGGGTCGGGGGCTTTATTTTTGACTTTAGCAAAGGGAAATAGCAGTTACGCGACTAATTTAATGTTCGGCAGCATTACTGCAATAACTAAATCTAATGTCTATCAAATTTTAATTGTCGCAGGGATCGTATTGATTACAATTTTGTTGTTGTTTCGACCGCTTAAATATGATTCTTTCGATCCAATTGCTGCTCGGTATTCAAGCTTGAAAACTTACTGGATTTCTTTAATCTTTTTAGTTATGACCGCCTTTACTGCTAGTGTTGCGGCGCAGATTGTTGGAGCACTTTTAATTTTTGTTTTAATGACTTTACCGGCATCGATTGCTTTTAGGTGGGGTAGAAACTTTTTTGAATTAATCTTGATTAGTATTAGTTGTGCGTTGATCGGAGTTTGGGGTGGCTTATATTTAACCTATCTAACTAATTTACCTGTTACTTTTTTCATTACCTTAATTGAAGCAATTTTATACTTCACTACTCTTATAGCGAAGAGAATTATAGCATAG
- a CDS encoding metal ABC transporter ATP-binding protein has protein sequence MSEKQTLIKLVDLSMSFDQKLLFKNLNLEIKQGDFLSIIGPNGTGKSTLIQLMMKELAPRSGQVIYTDNGFDRKKIGFVPQTRNINEDYPLNLTSFVSLRLYDNLIPWLTKKDRLKISTALKKVRLQDKSDNLLANSSGGEQQRAYIAQALVHDPKMIILDEPTNGLDERSKKEVMEILKKLQVEDQVTIVLVTHDPESVIQNSTKILKLNGDGTFEVGDQSLLENNDVEF, from the coding sequence ATGAGTGAAAAACAAACCTTAATAAAACTTGTTGATTTATCAATGAGTTTTGATCAAAAACTTCTTTTTAAGAACCTAAATTTAGAGATAAAGCAAGGTGATTTTCTTTCGATTATTGGACCAAATGGCACAGGAAAAAGTACGTTAATTCAATTAATGATGAAAGAACTTGCTCCTAGAAGTGGACAAGTTATATATACAGACAATGGTTTTGACCGTAAGAAAATTGGATTTGTACCCCAAACTAGAAATATAAATGAGGACTATCCGCTAAATCTGACAAGTTTTGTAAGCTTACGTCTTTATGATAATTTGATTCCCTGGTTGACCAAAAAAGATCGGCTTAAAATTAGCACTGCGCTAAAAAAAGTTAGGCTTCAAGATAAATCTGATAACCTTTTAGCAAATTCATCAGGAGGTGAACAGCAACGGGCCTATATTGCCCAAGCGTTGGTTCACGACCCCAAAATGATTATTCTAGATGAACCAACAAATGGATTGGATGAACGATCAAAAAAAGAGGTAATGGAAATCTTAAAAAAATTGCAAGTTGAAGACCAGGTAACCATTGTTTTAGTTACTCACGATCCGGAATCCGTGATCCAAAACAGTACTAAAATTTTAAAACTAAATGGCGATGGTACTTTTGAAGTAGGAGATCAAAGTCTATTGGAGAATAACGATGTTGAATTCTGA
- the fusA gene encoding elongation factor G — protein sequence MAAKREFPLDKTRNIGIMAHIDAGKTTTTERILFYTGKIHKIGETHEGASQMDWMEEEQERGITITSAATTAQWKDYRINIIDTPGHVDFTIEVERSLRVLDGVITVLDAQSGVEPQTENVWRQAANYNVPNIVFVNKMDKIGADFDYSVQTIHDRLQANAHAIQIPIGAEDQFSGIIDLVTMKAYLYDVDEVGDKWDTVDIPADYQDKAKKMHDELVEAVADVNDDVMEKYLNGEEITVEELKAGIRRATIDLKFFPVLVGSAFKNKGVQMLLDAVVDYLPSPLEVRPYIAHKPGTEESVELQAGDDQPFAALAFKIATDPFVGRLTYIRVYTGSLPSGSYVLNATKDSRERVGRLLQMHANHRTEISEVFSGDIAAAIGLKNTTTGDSLTDVNTPLILESMVFPDPVIQVSIEPDSKEDRDKLDVALQKLAEEDPTFQAETNAETGQTLIAGMGELHLDIMVERMRREFKVAAKVGEPQVAYRETFTTPAQAQGKFVRQSGGKGQYGDVYIEFTPNEEGKGFEFENAIVGGVVPREYIPSVEAGLREAMANGVLAGYPLIDVKAKLYDGSYHEVDSSEAAFKVAASIALHEAAKKAGAVILEPIMKVEVIVPEEYLGDIMGQITARRGRVEGMEARGNAQVVNGFVPLAEMFGYATTLRSATQGRGTFTMTFDHYESVPKSIQEEIIKKNGGKSAE from the coding sequence ATGGCTGCAAAGCGAGAATTTCCACTCGATAAAACCAGAAATATCGGGATTATGGCCCATATCGATGCAGGAAAGACAACGACAACCGAAAGAATTCTTTTCTATACTGGAAAGATTCACAAGATCGGTGAAACTCACGAAGGTGCATCGCAGATGGACTGGATGGAAGAGGAGCAGGAAAGAGGAATTACTATTACCTCTGCTGCGACAACTGCTCAGTGGAAAGATTATCGAATTAACATCATTGATACTCCAGGACACGTCGACTTTACAATTGAAGTAGAACGCTCACTTAGAGTTCTTGATGGTGTTATTACAGTACTTGATGCTCAATCTGGGGTTGAGCCACAGACTGAAAATGTTTGGCGTCAAGCTGCTAATTATAACGTTCCAAACATTGTTTTCGTTAACAAAATGGATAAAATTGGAGCTGATTTTGATTATTCAGTTCAGACTATCCATGATCGTTTACAGGCTAACGCTCATGCAATCCAAATTCCAATTGGTGCAGAAGATCAATTTAGTGGCATCATCGATTTAGTTACGATGAAAGCTTATCTGTATGATGTTGATGAAGTTGGAGATAAGTGGGATACGGTTGATATTCCTGCGGACTATCAGGACAAAGCTAAAAAGATGCATGATGAATTGGTTGAAGCTGTTGCTGATGTTAACGATGACGTGATGGAGAAATACCTCAACGGCGAAGAAATCACTGTTGAAGAATTAAAAGCTGGTATCCGTCGGGCAACAATTGATCTTAAATTCTTCCCTGTATTAGTTGGTTCAGCATTTAAGAATAAAGGTGTCCAGATGCTTTTGGATGCGGTGGTTGATTATCTTCCATCACCTCTTGAAGTTAGACCTTATATTGCTCACAAACCAGGAACAGAAGAATCTGTTGAACTACAAGCAGGCGATGATCAACCATTTGCTGCTTTGGCTTTTAAGATTGCTACTGATCCATTTGTAGGCCGTTTAACCTACATTCGTGTTTATACAGGCTCTCTACCATCAGGATCTTATGTTTTAAATGCAACTAAAGATTCTCGTGAACGGGTCGGCCGACTATTGCAGATGCACGCTAATCACCGAACAGAAATTTCTGAAGTATTCTCTGGTGATATTGCCGCTGCTATTGGTTTAAAGAATACAACAACAGGTGATTCATTGACTGATGTTAATACACCGTTGATTCTTGAATCGATGGTCTTCCCAGATCCTGTTATTCAGGTCTCAATTGAACCAGATTCAAAAGAAGATCGTGATAAGTTAGACGTTGCGTTGCAAAAACTTGCTGAAGAAGATCCAACTTTCCAAGCTGAAACAAACGCTGAAACTGGTCAGACTTTAATTGCTGGAATGGGTGAGTTGCATCTTGATATCATGGTTGAAAGAATGCGCCGTGAGTTCAAAGTGGCAGCTAAAGTTGGTGAACCACAAGTAGCTTACCGTGAAACATTTACAACGCCAGCTCAAGCTCAAGGTAAATTTGTTCGTCAGAGTGGTGGTAAAGGTCAATACGGTGATGTTTATATTGAATTTACACCAAATGAAGAAGGAAAAGGCTTCGAGTTTGAGAATGCTATCGTTGGTGGGGTAGTTCCGCGGGAATATATTCCATCAGTTGAAGCTGGTTTGCGTGAAGCAATGGCTAATGGTGTTCTTGCGGGATATCCATTAATCGACGTTAAAGCAAAACTTTACGACGGATCTTACCATGAAGTCGATTCATCTGAGGCAGCCTTCAAAGTTGCTGCATCGATTGCACTTCATGAAGCTGCTAAAAAAGCTGGTGCTGTGATCTTAGAACCGATCATGAAAGTTGAAGTTATCGTACCTGAGGAATATCTTGGCGATATTATGGGTCAGATTACTGCTCGTCGTGGTCGCGTTGAAGGAATGGAAGCTCGTGGTAATGCGCAAGTGGTTAATGGCTTCGTGCCGTTGGCTGAAATGTTTGGGTATGCAACTACATTGCGTTCTGCAACTCAGGGACGTGGTACTTTCACAATGACATTTGATCACTATGAATCAGTACCTAAGTCAATCCAAGAAGAAATCATCAAGAAAAACGGCGGAAAATCTGCTGAATAA
- the rpsG gene encoding 30S ribosomal protein S7: MPRKGTIVKQDILADPIYNSKLVSRLINHMMKDGKRGKAQNILYSAFDIIREQTSKDPLEVFQDAMNNVMPVLEVKARRIGGSNYQVPIEVRPERRTTLALRWIVQYSRLRNERSMDEKLAHEIMDAANNTGASVKKREDTHKMAEANRAFAQYRW; this comes from the coding sequence ATGCCAAGAAAAGGCACAATCGTTAAACAAGATATATTGGCAGACCCAATATACAACTCAAAATTAGTATCAAGACTGATCAACCACATGATGAAAGATGGTAAGCGAGGAAAGGCTCAAAATATTCTTTATAGCGCCTTTGATATTATTCGTGAGCAAACTAGTAAAGATCCACTTGAAGTTTTTCAAGATGCCATGAATAACGTAATGCCAGTACTTGAAGTTAAGGCACGTCGGATCGGGGGATCTAACTACCAAGTACCAATCGAAGTTCGCCCAGAAAGAAGGACAACTCTTGCTTTGCGGTGGATCGTTCAATATTCACGTTTACGTAATGAACGTTCTATGGATGAGAAATTAGCTCATGAGATTATGGATGCCGCAAACAATACTGGTGCATCCGTTAAGAAACGGGAAGATACGCACAAGATGGCAGAAGCAAACCGCGCATTTGCTCAGTATCGCTGGTAA
- the rpsL gene encoding 30S ribosomal protein S12: MPTINQLVRKGRKSKSSKSKSPALNFGYNSMNKNLTKNPAPQKRGVATRVGTMTPKKPNSALRKYARVRLSNLIEVTAYIPGIGHNLQEHSVVLIRGGRVKDLPGVRYHIVRGTLDTAGVTDRMQGRSKYGTKRPKK; this comes from the coding sequence ATGCCAACTATTAACCAATTAGTACGCAAAGGTCGTAAATCAAAGTCTAGTAAATCCAAATCACCTGCTTTGAACTTCGGCTATAACAGTATGAATAAGAATTTAACTAAGAATCCAGCTCCTCAAAAGAGAGGAGTTGCTACTCGTGTTGGGACGATGACCCCAAAGAAGCCAAACTCGGCCTTACGTAAGTATGCCCGTGTTCGCCTCTCAAACTTGATTGAAGTTACTGCTTATATTCCAGGAATTGGTCACAATTTACAGGAACATAGTGTTGTTTTGATTCGTGGCGGTCGTGTAAAAGACCTTCCTGGTGTTCGTTACCATATTGTTCGGGGAACTCTTGATACAGCAGGAGTTACAGACCGGATGCAAGGACGCTCAAAATACGGCACAAAACGGCCAAAGAAGTAA
- a CDS encoding LBP_cg2779 family protein: MDGVSPVVEKIINFEKEHNMTDSDLAFASHISVEHIHAMKAGIGKVDQEVLNDLLKFLAEN; the protein is encoded by the coding sequence ATGGACGGGGTTTCACCAGTTGTTGAAAAAATAATCAACTTCGAAAAAGAGCACAATATGACTGATAGTGATTTAGCTTTTGCTAGTCATATTTCAGTCGAACATATTCATGCAATGAAGGCTGGAATTGGCAAAGTAGACCAAGAAGTTTTAAATGATTTACTAAAATTTTTAGCCGAAAATTAA
- a CDS encoding alpha/beta hydrolase has translation MKFSKDLEYEKEHHLKLDLYQNDAKNKVKMSLIIIHGGGWFRGSKDSETELATKFVTLGYDVVVPDYRLAPPNFYPAPQEDINQAYQWTKSQFPTNEIAVLGTSVGGTMAVELAIKYGIPAVSLSGIFDLEKWIRKHQSVEPVLEALKSDDPEEQLKLNEQFYKGFILNYLGQNLDLLKKATPYYRVSSTTGPVFLLNSMDELAPVSGVLKMEKSLAKHGVLSWVHFLAGTRHGHSYALEVTASVDQFLKQKNG, from the coding sequence ATGAAATTTAGCAAAGATTTAGAATATGAAAAAGAGCATCATTTGAAGTTAGACCTCTACCAAAATGATGCTAAAAACAAAGTGAAGATGAGTCTCATTATCATCCATGGTGGTGGTTGGTTTCGTGGAAGTAAAGACAGTGAGACAGAATTAGCAACAAAGTTTGTAACCTTGGGTTATGATGTGGTTGTACCAGATTACAGACTTGCTCCGCCGAATTTTTATCCTGCTCCTCAAGAGGACATTAATCAAGCCTATCAGTGGACAAAATCACAGTTTCCTACAAACGAAATTGCAGTTTTAGGTACTTCAGTTGGTGGAACAATGGCAGTCGAATTGGCAATCAAATATGGAATTCCGGCAGTATCGTTGTCTGGAATTTTTGATCTTGAAAAATGGATTAGAAAGCATCAATCAGTTGAACCAGTGTTAGAGGCGCTTAAATCTGATGATCCAGAAGAACAATTGAAGCTAAATGAGCAGTTTTATAAGGGGTTCATTCTTAATTACCTGGGACAAAATTTGGACCTTTTGAAAAAAGCAACGCCATATTATCGAGTTAGCTCTACAACTGGGCCAGTGTTTCTCTTGAATTCAATGGACGAATTAGCACCAGTGTCAGGTGTATTAAAAATGGAGAAATCTTTAGCTAAACACGGAGTTTTATCTTGGGTTCATTTCTTAGCTGGAACTCGTCATGGTCATAGTTACGCTCTTGAAGTAACAGCTAGTGTAGATCAATTTTTAAAACAAAAAAACGGCTGA
- a CDS encoding peptidase U32 family protein, with protein sequence MTNQPEVLVPAGTPEKLHVAIDYGADAVYIGGERLGLRSRASNFSIEDMREGAEYAHAKSAKVYLAANIVCHENELTDMISYLTEVRDAGIDAIIVSDPAIISAVLTQVPGLPVHLSTQASAVNYEAVNFWAKHGLERVVLGRETTYEEIKEIKEHTDVEIEAFIQGAMCISYSGRCVMSNYMNRRDANRGGCAQNCRFLYNLTDETGRSLTGDEQFTMSAVDMSLIPEIGRMLSTGVDSLKIEGRMKTIHYVSTVANVYRTAVDAYLADPDNFTVDPAWIEELSKISQRRMSFGFFNGAPSKDDELFAHVKPDLGYEFIGEVQGFQNGRVIIQERNNFSEGDELEFYGPNFYHYLAKAQDLRDEDNLKIERASHAMMICSINLDVKMPAGTMIRKKKTAKVTV encoded by the coding sequence ATGACCAATCAACCAGAAGTTTTAGTTCCCGCAGGAACTCCTGAGAAATTGCATGTTGCAATTGATTACGGAGCAGATGCAGTCTATATTGGAGGTGAGCGGCTGGGGTTAAGGTCAAGGGCCAGCAATTTTTCAATTGAAGATATGCGTGAAGGTGCTGAATATGCGCATGCAAAATCAGCTAAAGTTTATTTGGCGGCCAACATTGTTTGCCACGAAAACGAGTTAACAGATATGATCTCTTACTTGACCGAAGTCAGGGATGCAGGAATTGACGCGATCATCGTTTCAGATCCCGCCATTATTAGCGCGGTTTTAACGCAGGTTCCAGGATTGCCGGTCCATTTGTCGACTCAAGCATCAGCTGTTAATTATGAGGCAGTAAATTTTTGGGCAAAACACGGGCTAGAAAGAGTGGTTTTGGGTCGGGAGACGACCTATGAAGAGATTAAAGAAATTAAAGAGCATACTGATGTGGAGATTGAGGCTTTTATTCAAGGTGCAATGTGTATTAGTTATTCTGGGCGTTGTGTAATGAGTAATTATATGAATCGGCGGGATGCTAATCGTGGCGGGTGTGCACAAAATTGTCGATTTCTCTATAATTTAACTGATGAAACTGGGCGTTCATTGACAGGAGATGAGCAATTTACGATGTCAGCGGTTGACATGAGCCTGATTCCTGAAATTGGCAGAATGCTTTCAACCGGTGTGGATAGTCTTAAAATTGAAGGGCGCATGAAGACGATTCATTATGTTTCGACAGTAGCTAACGTCTATCGGACCGCTGTAGATGCTTATCTTGCTGATCCAGATAATTTCACTGTCGATCCAGCATGGATTGAGGAATTGTCGAAGATATCTCAGCGCCGGATGTCATTTGGCTTTTTTAATGGTGCGCCAAGTAAAGATGATGAGTTATTTGCTCACGTCAAACCTGATTTGGGTTATGAATTCATCGGTGAGGTCCAAGGTTTTCAAAATGGTCGCGTTATTATCCAGGAACGTAATAATTTTTCCGAAGGCGATGAACTAGAATTTTATGGTCCTAATTTCTATCATTATCTTGCAAAAGCACAGGATTTAAGAGATGAAGATAATTTAAAGATAGAGAGAGCCAGTCATGCAATGATGATTTGTTCAATTAATCTTGATGTTAAGATGCCAGCTGGCACGATGATTAGAAAGAAAAAAACTGCAAAGGTGACAGTATAG
- a CDS encoding peptidase U32 family protein has protein sequence MIEYSSTVPAKEVAGSLFDLGIDTLIIGNNDFGLRLPTDYNVLETQRLTETAHQLGKKVVVAANAILHNDKLLAYEKYLADLLTIGVDYVMVGDAGAVNLIQEKFPSQKFIYNGEVLDTNSGMINFWGNEGASYVRIARELPYVELEELIPKLQVPPIMQLFGPIAIEHSARSLIYNYLDYENKSSEFNFNQVYHVNLPQKPEDIYTMFEDQNGTHMYGPEDLNLLEQLPELVVLGICHYTFDSKFYPSENWLSIMEIFIRARKLLESGESNFEELNTELKEKLPADRKISTGFYHYQLGDIK, from the coding sequence ATGATCGAATATTCTTCAACAGTACCCGCAAAAGAAGTTGCGGGTTCTCTTTTTGATTTAGGAATTGATACTTTAATAATCGGAAACAATGATTTTGGGTTACGGTTGCCTACTGACTATAATGTCTTGGAAACTCAACGATTAACGGAAACGGCCCATCAGCTCGGCAAAAAAGTGGTGGTTGCCGCTAATGCTATTTTACATAATGATAAATTGCTTGCTTATGAGAAGTATTTAGCTGATCTTTTAACAATTGGGGTTGATTATGTGATGGTCGGTGATGCAGGAGCGGTGAATTTAATTCAGGAGAAATTTCCGAGCCAAAAATTCATATATAACGGAGAGGTTCTCGATACTAACTCGGGGATGATAAATTTTTGGGGTAACGAAGGAGCATCTTATGTAAGAATTGCGCGAGAGCTTCCTTATGTGGAGCTGGAGGAATTGATTCCTAAATTGCAAGTTCCCCCAATTATGCAACTCTTTGGTCCGATTGCAATTGAACATTCGGCTAGAAGTTTGATTTATAATTATTTGGATTACGAAAATAAATCATCCGAGTTTAATTTTAATCAAGTTTATCACGTTAATTTACCGCAGAAACCAGAAGATATATATACAATGTTTGAAGATCAAAATGGAACTCACATGTACGGGCCAGAGGATCTCAATTTGTTAGAACAGTTACCTGAATTAGTTGTATTGGGAATTTGTCATTATACCTTTGATAGCAAGTTCTATCCAAGTGAGAACTGGTTATCAATTATGGAAATTTTCATTCGAGCCCGCAAATTATTGGAATCAGGTGAGTCGAATTTCGAAGAATTAAACACTGAATTAAAAGAAAAATTACCAGCAGATCGAAAAATTTCGACCGGATTTTATCATTATCAGTTAGGAGATATTAAATGA
- a CDS encoding ATP-dependent Clp protease ATP-binding subunit, giving the protein MDNLFTPSARMVLEISQTNAKMLGHFAVSTEHLLLALVLEPEGIAGKTLRKLNINEADIQEEINDLTGFSSDNKITNVDKESLGYSQKAKEILAYAGDEAKRLGALKIGTEHILLGILSEDDVLATRILINLGLNLEKTRQLLLKKMGITDVPGRNFGKRRMGAGSELQGSKGASKTPTLDNLARDLTESARNNGIDPVIGRNREVQRVIQILSRRTKNNPVLIGEPGVGKTAIAEGLAERIVDGQVPSEMLNNRLMMLDTGSLVAGTKYRGEFEDRLKKVIKEISDSDNIILFVDELHTLIGAGGAEGAIDASNILKPALARGEIQLIGATTLNEYQKYIERDAALERRFATVMVNEPTVDESREILKGLRERYELHHHLKISDEAIDAAVELSNRYITNRFLPDKAIDLVDEASAKVHLANSTSSQMVNISKELAKIEIEKEDAVKNQDFELAAKIRKQEFELRDKLGDAKYGVNVTVPRSDELIVTGEDIAEIVSEWTGVPVMQLTQKESERLVNLEEFLHQRVIGQDSAVSAISRAIRRTRSGLKDPGRPMGSFMFLGPTGVGKTELAKSLADALFGSADNIIRIDMSEYMEKHTTSRLIGSPPGYVGYEEGGQLTEKVRNHPYSVILFDEIEKAHPDVFNLLLQVLDDGYLTDARGRRVDFRNTIIIMTSNLGATSLRDEHEVGFGAKNNVTSDIAIENKIREVLKETYRPEFLNRIDEIVIFKVLTKDEVRQIVKLMVGVFVHRLDEMGISLKLTPSAINLIADKGYNPEYGARTIRRVLQNELEDVMSEQLLSGEISRGDSVTIGAKGEQFKMRVTKSTKKKDKVKI; this is encoded by the coding sequence TTGGATAACTTATTTACGCCCAGTGCTAGGATGGTACTGGAGATTTCTCAAACCAATGCGAAAATGTTGGGCCATTTTGCGGTATCTACTGAGCATTTACTATTAGCATTAGTGCTTGAACCCGAGGGAATTGCAGGTAAAACCTTGCGCAAATTAAACATTAATGAAGCAGATATTCAGGAGGAAATCAATGATTTGACTGGTTTTAGCTCTGATAATAAAATTACAAATGTCGATAAGGAAAGTCTGGGATATTCTCAAAAAGCTAAGGAGATTCTGGCTTATGCAGGTGATGAAGCAAAACGTTTAGGTGCCCTTAAAATTGGAACAGAGCATATTTTGCTTGGAATTTTAAGTGAAGATGACGTTTTAGCAACGAGAATTTTGATTAATCTAGGGTTAAATTTAGAAAAAACTCGCCAATTATTGCTTAAAAAAATGGGAATTACAGATGTACCTGGGAGAAATTTTGGGAAACGACGGATGGGGGCTGGTTCTGAGCTTCAAGGATCTAAGGGAGCTTCAAAGACCCCAACGTTGGATAATTTAGCCCGTGATTTAACTGAATCAGCGCGTAATAACGGGATTGATCCTGTAATTGGTCGAAATCGAGAGGTTCAAAGAGTAATTCAAATTTTATCACGTCGGACGAAAAACAACCCTGTTTTAATTGGTGAGCCAGGAGTTGGCAAAACTGCGATTGCTGAAGGTTTGGCCGAAAGAATTGTTGATGGGCAAGTGCCTTCTGAAATGTTAAATAATCGTTTAATGATGCTTGACACGGGATCACTCGTGGCAGGAACTAAATATCGTGGCGAATTTGAAGACCGCTTAAAAAAAGTGATTAAAGAAATTTCTGACAGTGATAATATAATCCTTTTCGTTGATGAGCTACATACGTTAATTGGAGCAGGTGGGGCAGAAGGTGCAATTGATGCATCTAATATTTTGAAACCGGCTTTAGCCCGTGGCGAAATCCAGTTGATTGGAGCGACAACGCTTAATGAGTATCAAAAGTATATTGAAAGAGATGCAGCTTTAGAAAGACGATTTGCGACAGTTATGGTCAATGAACCAACGGTAGATGAATCTAGGGAAATTCTAAAAGGCTTGCGTGAGCGATATGAACTTCATCATCATCTCAAGATAAGTGATGAAGCAATTGATGCTGCGGTCGAACTATCAAATCGTTACATTACCAATCGTTTTTTGCCGGATAAGGCAATTGATCTTGTAGATGAAGCATCTGCGAAGGTTCATTTAGCCAATTCTACTAGTTCTCAAATGGTAAATATCAGTAAAGAGTTGGCGAAAATAGAGATTGAAAAAGAAGACGCTGTCAAAAATCAAGATTTTGAGCTAGCTGCTAAAATTCGTAAACAAGAATTTGAATTAAGAGATAAATTAGGAGATGCCAAATATGGGGTTAATGTTACTGTCCCACGCTCTGATGAATTGATCGTGACGGGTGAAGATATTGCTGAAATAGTTTCTGAGTGGACTGGGGTCCCAGTAATGCAGTTGACTCAAAAAGAGTCTGAGCGTTTGGTTAACTTAGAAGAATTTTTGCATCAACGGGTGATCGGACAAGATTCTGCAGTATCAGCTATTTCTCGGGCAATCAGAAGAACAAGAAGTGGATTAAAAGATCCTGGCCGTCCGATGGGTTCGTTTATGTTTTTAGGCCCAACTGGGGTTGGGAAAACCGAGCTTGCTAAATCGTTGGCGGATGCACTGTTTGGTTCTGCTGATAATATAATCCGAATTGATATGTCTGAGTATATGGAAAAACATACTACCAGCCGTTTGATTGGTTCTCCTCCAGGATATGTTGGGTATGAAGAAGGCGGCCAATTAACAGAAAAAGTTCGTAATCATCCTTATTCAGTTATTTTATTTGATGAAATTGAAAAGGCTCATCCGGATGTATTTAATCTGCTTTTGCAGGTTTTAGATGACGGATACTTGACTGATGCGCGCGGTCGGAGAGTGGATTTTCGTAATACAATTATTATCATGACTTCTAATTTAGGTGCAACTAGTCTTAGAGATGAACACGAGGTTGGCTTTGGCGCGAAAAATAATGTAACCAGCGATATTGCTATTGAGAATAAAATTCGCGAAGTGCTAAAAGAAACTTATCGGCCAGAATTTCTTAATCGAATCGACGAAATTGTTATCTTTAAGGTCTTAACTAAAGATGAAGTTCGCCAAATTGTTAAATTGATGGTTGGTGTTTTTGTTCATCGTTTGGACGAAATGGGAATTTCTCTAAAATTAACTCCGAGTGCAATTAATTTGATTGCTGACAAAGGATATAATCCCGAATATGGAGCTCGAACAATTAGGAGAGTTTTACAGAATGAATTAGAAGATGTCATGAGTGAACAGCTATTGAGCGGAGAAATTTCTCGTGGCGATTCGGTGACAATTGGTGCTAAAGGGGAACAGTTTAAAATGCGAGTTACAAAATCCACTAAAAAGAAAGATAAGGTCAAAATTTGA